A window of Garra rufa chromosome 11, GarRuf1.0, whole genome shotgun sequence genomic DNA:
GTCATCAGCCACGTGAATATAATTAaaacggttttatttatttatctatttcaaaACAGCAACAGTTAGAAGTTAGCTTAGGCTAATATTAGCAGCTGTGCTAACGCAACAGCCGACTGTTCTAATTTAAACGCACACGCTTCCATTTTAACGCATGACCCCACGTACAAGGACGCAGAAGCAgcgaaacaattaaaataatgatctcattacaaaagaaaaaataatttgttgCCTTTCTTACCTGTTTGAAGGTGTATATGCATCTAGTGAACGGGAAAACTGAGCCTCGCAGGTGACGTCActgccgtagaagatgctgcgtgctatttgtacgcatctgctctccacagaagttaatgggaaggattggcgtatcatatgcatgcGAAATTGGACTTTGGTGTATGTATTACACGCAATTGGAAAGTGTAAAGTCGTGTTATTTATATGCAAATTGATGAGAACGGGTTggtatatgctaatgatgtctgtgaGCAATGTAgacagacagcattcacaagtttatcatgaataaacattacataaagtacttaaaatttaatagtctcacaagaaacattttatgcatcccagagtcttgtccattaactgaccttctttttttccataatatttgtattattcgtttatattcgttattttcacctttattttgatctctttacaaaacattctgaatgtttttatttattgtgaatcgcttaatctaaataattataaatattgtaaacgacaattatgccaatgaagttttgactttatgattgtatttatgcccgtgtgcgaccataaacgatttacaaatggaactaatgattcactcgtcaatgaaacactataggttacctattaattagacgaaataaaatgaatattatatatatatatatatatatatatatatatatgttatattcaacctattaactgcattccagtaaaaatcccagccatattgcttaatcaaagctttaatggcatgtcagcatttatcatttagattctgaatgttaaaagagatcgaaatgataggaaaattaacgaatataaacgaataatacaattattacggaAAAAGAGGATCGgttaatggataagactgtgggatgcGTAAATGTTTCTTGCTGGGCTATTAAATTtaaagtactttatgtaatatttattcatgataaacttgaatgctgtctacatcgtgCACAGAccgcattcgcatatacagcattgcttatataattatttaatattgtattcatttctataacaattaatataataatttcttaactcaaaataaaatattaataaacctatctctgataatcctgggttactatgaaatgcatgttgttccctcaataTAACAACTCGAcaacctcgacaaaatgatctcgtggccactacataatatgacgttcccacgagttaatattatgttcccacgaattaatatcttgtggcaacgacataatatgacattcccacgagtttatatgtcgtggccacgacaaacataagtgaaccgaagatgtcccctccaggtcaccgtacaaacgagtcatttagcttagagcgatgtttgctgccgcttcagttcagtgcgttacatgactgccccctactgatcatgtctttcctgtgtcaatgtattttccgtgttccctcggaatacaccggcgtcacgcgagaccacttctgttcccgcgcgcattttaaatggccagatctgtatatacacacatacaatgttgaatgacaaaataaaattaaaattcataCACTACGTTGTTGATTACATAGTGCATAGTGTATGGTGCATCATTTAGGACAAAACTATGTTGTGAAATTTGATGAATTTtataagttttttgtttgtttgttttttccataTCAAGTTTAATAAGTAAACTACAACAACATGAACAAGAACAAAAATTGTAACATAATATTAGTTTAATTCTCAATAGGTGGTGTTTTTCCCATCACATGTTGCTTTGTATTTTGTTCAGGCTTACACAGCATAATATAACATTTAGGTGCAAATATGCAAAATAGTAAACCAATGCTTGAGGCTAAAATGGCAAAAATCTCCACAGCTACAGTGAATTTGCCAGGAGAACTGACATAAGCTGGAATAAATGTGATCCACACAGCACAGAATATTATCATGCTGAATGTGATGAATTTGGCTTCATTAAAGTTGTCAGGCAGTGTGCGAGCCAGAAAAGCCAGAATGAAGCACAAGACAGCCAGAAGGCCAATATAACCCAGCACAGCCCAGAAACCTATAGTAGAGCCCAAACTGCACTCAAGAATGATCTTTTCcttataatatttcatatttttgtagGGAAATGGAGGAGATGTTGTTAGCCAAAGTACACAGATAAGAACCTGTATAAGTGTAAAGGTAAGAACACTGAGTCGTTGTTGTGCAGGCCCAAACCATTTCATGACATCACTTCCTGGAAGTGTAGCATTGAAGGCCATTAACACCACTATTGTTTTTCCCAGAACACAGGAGATACAAAGGACAAAAGTGATTCCAAATGCTGTGTGACGCAACATACAGGACCATTCAGTTGGCCGACCAATGAAAGTGAGTGAACAGAGGAAACACAATGTCAATGAGAAGAGCAGTAGGAAGCTCAGCTCAGAGTTGTTGGCTTTTACTATGGGGGTGTCCTTCTTACTGTAAAACAGGATGGCCACCAGCACAGTTAATCCTACTCCAAACAGTGAGAAAAAGACTAGTACTATACCCATAACCTCTGTGAATGACAGAAACTCTACAGCCTTTAACACACATTTATTTTTCTCACCATTAGACCAGTATTCCTGAGGACACTGCTTGCAGTTATTTGAATCTGGAAAGTAAGATCATTAtagttacaaataaaatattatgtattTAGATGATTTGCTAAGAAAGTGCAATGTAAgaggaaacaaacaaacaaacagttttgTTTGAGATCACCTGTCTCATTACTGATTTCTCCATCTGCACATGGAATACAGTCGTAACAGCAGACAGGTCTTCCTTTCTGAGTAGCCTTTCTGGTGCCAGGAGGACATCTCTCACTGCACACAGACCTTGGCTTCTGCATGGGGAAAAAGTATatacaccaccattcaaaagtttgggatcagtaagattttaaatcatcagcctttatttgatcaaaaatacagtaacaattgtgatgtaaaatattaaaataacaatatttaatatagtttaaaatataatttatttatttgatgcaaagctgaattttcacggGATATTATTCTACTCTTCAGAAGTatcacaggattttttttttttttcagaattttttgatatgtaaaaaagttaaaaataaaagtattttatttaaaacagaaatattttgtaccAATATGCACTACaattaaaaacaagttatttatttatttattgtttaaaataaattaatacttttattcagcaaggatgtgctaAATTATATAAAAAGAATGTAGTAAAGccttttttcattcattcattcaatcattttTATTCATAGGCGCCTTTCATGAAACTCAGTGTCACCTTACAAAACTCCCTGTAACACTAACATAACAACAGCAAACCAGGCAAACTACAAAATACAGTACATCACTAAGAATAAGAAACTAATCAACACATACAATCATAGATATGCCTTCTTAAATAAATGAGTTTCAAGATGCTCTTTAAAAGTGTGAAGACTGTCGCTGTTACGAATGTCCTGGGGAAGGAGAGTCAGCATAACTAAAAACCCTGGACCCATTATATCTCAGACAAACACATGGTTGaactaaatacatttaaaaagaatatctaAGAGTACGATATACAGGAGTGTATATTTTAATAAGATCAGAGAGATATAAAAGAGCTAAATTATTAAGAGCTTTATATGTAAGAAGTAGGATTTTAAATTTGATTCGGTATTTAGTAAAGCCTTATATTATTAGAAATTGTCTTTTGAATGACAAAGTGTATAAAAGTGACAAATTTAAGACATTGAAATTGACAATTCACATTTCATCTTCATGCTCTGAATATTCTAGGAATTAATTTCATtgcataaattatattaaaaaaaaaaagctaaatgatTGTGTTGACTCACAGAGATGTTGACTCATAATGACACATTATAGCTTCTGTTTTTGTGTGGTTGAACCTCATTTTCTGttttaaacttaaatattaatataaatgcaGAGATTTCAGTAAAGgtgcagagttttttttttttattattattattttttttgtaataacatTTACCAATATGATACAGCATAATTTATGTGttttataaatgttaatttataaaatataatgctacttttttattatttatgtatttattatagtGTGTTCCCTCaatttaaacaaacatttttttaccAACAAGTTATTTACCAATTTCCCCCCAGCCCAGATTATGTGTTCAGTGTTGAGCACAAAGCGTTGGTCGGGGGGCAGGGAGGCATCATAGTATCCCACTGGCTTAAACTGGAATAATCCATCTGAGTTCTGCTGCCAGTTCACAACTTCATATTGGGCTACTGTGGCACCAGTGCTGTCAAACCACACATGATCTCCAAATTTTACGGTGAAATTTACTCTTTTCAGAGCCTCTACCACCTaatgaaaaaatacagttttgtaCATTATCTTTTTACACATTGTTCACCATAAATATTGTTACCCTTCTTTTCATCTGTGTTTTATCTTTACCTGCTGTGGTTGTATTGTCAGGCCTTTCTTACAACCATCTTGTTCTTTGCACTTGAGCAGACTGTGTAGTGAATAAGCCACAGCATAAACAGCTTCATAGACGTTGGCTGAATATCTGTGTTCAGTCACATCTTCATTGTAATTTTTCAGCACAAAGAGATCCTCATATCTTCTGCAGCTGAATGCATATTGAGAAGAATTCCCCTCAGTGTGTAAGCATGGGAGGGTTGTTTCCCAGAATGCTTTTGTAGCATAATCTGAAAACCCTTCAATATAGATTTTTCTCATTGCGAACCCCAGTGACCCTCCTAGCACGCGAAAGCTGTCTGGAGTGATGTAATTCTCTGAAGTTATCCATGATT
This region includes:
- the LOC141345256 gene encoding extracellular calcium-sensing receptor-like, translating into MMGDPKYPLISKNGDIIIGALFPVHSTEKLPSFKFTKKPQPLSCSSVNLRDFRLAQIMIFAIEEINRSESLLPNVSIGYRIYDTCGSRLSTMSAIMGLMNGQEFGAEDRCTAQTPVHAIIGDSESTATVILSRTTGPFKIPVISHSASCECLGNRKEYPSFFRTTASDYHQSRALAYIVKDLGWSWVGAVNSDNDYGNYGMAIFLKIAQEEGICVEYSVKFYRTETEKLQKVIDTIKKSTAKVIVAFVSFLEMGLLIDQLSIQNITGLQMIGVKSWITSENYITPDSFRVLGGSLGFAMRKIYIEGFSDYATKAFWETTLPCLHTEGNSSQYAFSCRRYEDLFVLKNYNEDVTEHRYSANVYEAVYAVAYSLHSLLKCKEQDGCKKGLTIQPQQVVEALKRVNFTVKFGDHVWFDSTGATVAQYEVVNWQQNSDGLFQFKPVGYYDASLPPDQRFVLNTEHIIWAGGKLVNNLLKPRSVCSERCPPGTRKATQKGRPVCCYDCIPCADGEISNETDSNNCKQCPQEYWSNGEKNKCVLKAVEFLSFTEVMGIVLVFFSLFGVGLTVLVAILFYSKKDTPIVKANNSELSFLLLFSLTLCFLCSLTFIGRPTEWSCMLRHTAFGITFVLCISCVLGKTIVVLMAFNATLPGSDVMKWFGPAQQRLSVLTFTLIQVLICVLWLTTSPPFPYKNMKYYKEKIILECSLGSTIGFWAVLGYIGLLAVLCFILAFLARTLPDNFNEAKFITFSMIIFCAVWITFIPAYVSSPGKFTVAVEIFAILASSIGLLFCIFAPKCYIMLCKPEQNTKQHVMGKTPPIEN